A portion of the Pseudomonas synxantha BG33R genome contains these proteins:
- a CDS encoding sigma-54-dependent transcriptional regulator translates to MRIHVSFIDRVGITQEVLALLGGRNLNLDAVEMVPPNVYIDAPTLSAEVLEELRDALFSVHGVQAVKVVDILPGQRRHLQLDALLAAMTDPVLALDSAGKILLANPALIALYGREPAGESIAELFNDPALLETLLEHGFRLPLREISVNGQTLLLDATPITDAGALLTLYQPNRIGEQLSALHHDHAEGFDALLGESPAIRTLKARAQRVAALDAPLLIQGETGTGKELVARACHAISTRHSAPFLALNCAALPENLAESELFGYAPGAFTGAQRGGKPGLMELANQGTVFLDEIGEMSPYLQAKLLRFLNDGSFRRVGGDREVKVNVRILSATHRDLEKMVSEGTFREDLFYRLNVLNVEVPPLRERGQDILLLARYFMQQACAQIQRPVCRLAPGTYPALLGNRWPGNVRQLQNVIFRAAAICEGSLVDIGDLDIAGTSVARQSDGEVDSLEQAVEDFERDLLEKLYASYPSTRQLASRLQTSHTAIAHRLRKYGIPNKP, encoded by the coding sequence ATGCGTATCCACGTCAGCTTCATCGACCGCGTCGGCATCACCCAGGAAGTCCTGGCCTTGCTCGGTGGGCGCAATCTCAACCTGGATGCGGTGGAGATGGTGCCGCCCAACGTCTATATCGACGCCCCCACCCTCAGCGCCGAGGTGCTCGAAGAGCTGCGCGATGCGTTGTTCAGCGTGCACGGCGTGCAAGCGGTGAAGGTGGTCGACATCCTCCCGGGCCAACGCCGCCACCTGCAACTGGACGCCCTGCTGGCAGCCATGACCGACCCGGTGCTGGCCCTGGACAGCGCGGGCAAGATTTTGCTGGCCAACCCGGCATTGATCGCGCTGTACGGGCGCGAACCTGCCGGCGAAAGCATCGCCGAGTTGTTCAACGACCCTGCGCTGCTGGAGACCTTGCTGGAGCATGGCTTTCGCTTGCCGTTGCGCGAGATCAGCGTCAATGGCCAGACCCTGCTGCTGGACGCCACGCCGATCACCGACGCCGGTGCCCTGCTCACCCTCTACCAGCCCAACCGCATCGGCGAACAGCTATCGGCGCTGCACCACGACCATGCTGAAGGTTTTGATGCGCTGCTGGGCGAATCCCCGGCGATCCGCACCCTCAAGGCCCGGGCACAACGGGTGGCGGCGCTGGATGCACCGCTGCTGATCCAGGGCGAAACCGGCACCGGCAAGGAGCTGGTGGCCCGCGCCTGCCACGCGATCAGCACGCGCCACAGTGCGCCGTTTTTGGCGTTGAACTGCGCGGCGCTGCCGGAAAACCTCGCCGAAAGCGAGTTGTTCGGTTACGCCCCTGGCGCCTTTACCGGCGCCCAGCGCGGTGGCAAGCCAGGGCTGATGGAACTGGCGAACCAGGGCACGGTGTTTCTCGATGAGATCGGCGAGATGTCACCGTACCTGCAAGCCAAGTTGCTGCGTTTTCTCAATGACGGCAGCTTTCGTCGGGTGGGCGGTGACCGTGAGGTGAAGGTCAATGTGCGCATCCTCAGCGCTACCCACCGCGACCTGGAAAAAATGGTCAGTGAGGGCACCTTTCGCGAAGACCTGTTCTACCGCCTCAATGTGCTTAACGTTGAAGTGCCGCCGCTGCGCGAACGCGGCCAGGACATCCTGCTGCTGGCCCGCTATTTCATGCAGCAAGCCTGCGCGCAGATCCAGCGCCCGGTCTGCCGCCTGGCGCCCGGCACTTACCCGGCGCTGCTGGGCAACCGCTGGCCGGGCAACGTGCGGCAACTGCAAAACGTGATCTTCCGCGCTGCGGCCATCTGCGAAGGAAGCCTGGTAGATATCGGCGACCTGGACATCGCCGGTACGTCGGTGGCGCGCCAGAGCGATGGCGAAGTCGACAGCCTGGAACAGGCGGTGGAAGACTTTGAGCGCGATCTGCTGGAAAAGCTCTACGCCAGCTACCCCTCGACGCGCCAGCTCGCCAGCCGCCTACAGACCTCACATACCGCAATTGCCCATCGCTTGCGCAAATACGGCATCCCCAACAAACCCTGA
- the gcvH gene encoding glycine cleavage system protein GcvH, with product MSELRFTEDHEWLRAEADGSVTVGITAFAQNALGDVVFVQLPELQAYDKGAEASTVESVKAASGVYMPLDGEVLEVNDKLDGSPELVNEDPMGEGWFFRFKPADADAVAKLLDQDAYDRLIKANAEA from the coding sequence ATGAGCGAGTTGCGTTTCACTGAAGATCACGAATGGCTGCGCGCCGAAGCCGATGGCAGCGTCACCGTGGGCATCACCGCTTTCGCGCAGAACGCGCTGGGTGATGTGGTTTTCGTGCAACTGCCGGAGTTGCAGGCTTACGACAAGGGCGCCGAAGCCTCCACCGTGGAATCGGTCAAAGCCGCCAGCGGCGTCTACATGCCGCTGGACGGTGAAGTGCTGGAAGTGAACGACAAACTCGATGGCAGCCCGGAACTGGTCAACGAAGACCCGATGGGCGAAGGCTGGTTCTTCCGCTTTAAACCCGCCGACGCCGATGCAGTGGCTAAGCTGTTGGATCAGGATGCGTACGACCGTCTGATCAAAGCCAACGCAGAAGCCTGA
- the gcvP gene encoding aminomethyl-transferring glycine dehydrogenase yields MTVNLTTANEFIARHIGPRQEDEQQMLASLGFDSLEALSASVIPESIKGTSVLGLEDGLSEAEALAKIKAIAGKNQLFKTYIGQGYYNCHTPSPILRNLLENPAWYTAYTPYQPEISQGRLEALLNFQTLISDLTGLPIANASLLDEATAAAEAMTFCKRLSKNKGSNAFFASVHSHPQTLDVLRTRAEPLGIDVVVGDERELTDVSPFFGALLQYPASNGDVFDYRELTERFHAANALVAVAADLLALTLLTPPGEFGADVAIGSAQRFGVPLGFGGPHAAYFSTKDAFKRDMPGRLVGVSVDRFGRPALRLAMQTREQHIRREKATSNICTAQVLLANIASMYAVYHGPKGLTQIAQRIHQLTAILAKGLTALGLKVEQQHFFDTLTINTGTHTAALHDKARAQRINLRVVDAERVGLSVDETTTQADIQALWAIFADGKTLPAFAATDSTLPAALLRQSPILSHPVFNRYHSETELMRYLRKLADKDLALDRTMIPLGSCTMKLNAASEMIPVTWAEFGALHPFAPAAQSAGYLQLTTELEAMLCAATGYDAISLQPNAGSQGEYAGLLAIRAYHQSRGEERRDICLIPSSAHGTNPATANMAGMRVVVTACDARGNVDIEDLRAKAIEHREHLAALMITYPSTHGVFEEGIREICAIIHDNGGQVYIDGANMNAMVGLCAPGKFGGDVSHLNLHKTFCIPHGGGGPGVGPIGVKSHLTPFLPGHAAMERKEGAVCAAPFGSASILPITWMYISMMGGAGLKRASQLAILNANYISRRLEEHYPVLYTGSNGLVAHECILDLRPLKDSSGISVDDVAKRLIDFGFHAPTMSFPVAGTLMIEPTESESKEELDRFCDAMIAIREEIRAVENGTLDKDDNPLKNAPHTAAELVGEWSHPYSREQAVYPVASLIEGKYWPPVGRVDNVFGDRNLVCACPSIESYA; encoded by the coding sequence ATGACCGTTAATCTGACCACCGCCAACGAATTCATCGCCCGCCACATCGGCCCGCGCCAGGAAGATGAGCAGCAAATGCTCGCCAGCCTGGGCTTTGATTCCCTCGAAGCCCTCAGCGCCAGCGTGATCCCGGAAAGCATCAAGGGTACCAGCGTGCTCGGCCTGGAAGACGGCTTGAGCGAAGCAGAGGCCCTGGCCAAGATCAAGGCCATTGCCGGAAAGAACCAACTGTTCAAGACCTACATCGGCCAGGGCTATTACAACTGCCACACGCCGTCGCCGATCCTGCGCAACCTGCTGGAAAACCCGGCCTGGTACACCGCTTACACGCCCTATCAACCCGAGATTTCCCAGGGCCGCCTGGAAGCGCTGCTCAATTTCCAGACCCTGATCAGCGACCTCACCGGCCTGCCGATTGCCAACGCTTCCCTGCTCGATGAAGCCACCGCCGCCGCCGAAGCCATGACCTTCTGCAAGCGCCTGAGCAAGAACAAAGGCAGCAACGCATTCTTCGCTTCGGTGCACAGCCACCCGCAAACCCTCGACGTACTGCGCACCCGTGCCGAGCCACTGGGCATCGACGTGGTGGTGGGCGATGAGCGCGAACTGACCGACGTCAGCCCGTTCTTCGGCGCCCTGCTGCAATACCCGGCCAGCAACGGCGATGTATTCGATTACCGCGAACTGACCGAGCGCTTCCACGCCGCCAACGCACTGGTAGCCGTGGCCGCCGACCTGCTGGCCCTGACCCTGCTGACCCCGCCGGGTGAATTCGGCGCCGACGTCGCTATTGGCAGCGCACAACGCTTCGGCGTGCCGCTGGGCTTCGGTGGCCCGCACGCGGCGTACTTCTCCACCAAGGATGCGTTCAAGCGCGATATGCCAGGCCGTCTGGTCGGCGTGTCGGTAGACCGCTTCGGCAGGCCGGCCCTGCGCCTGGCCATGCAGACTCGCGAGCAACATATCCGCCGCGAGAAAGCCACCAGCAATATCTGCACCGCCCAAGTGCTGCTGGCCAATATCGCCAGCATGTACGCCGTGTACCACGGCCCCAAGGGCCTGACCCAGATCGCCCAGCGCATTCACCAGTTGACCGCGATCCTGGCCAAGGGCTTGACGGCCCTGGGCTTGAAAGTCGAGCAGCAACACTTCTTCGACACCCTGACAATCAACACCGGCACCCACACCGCCGCCCTGCATGACAAGGCCCGCGCCCAGCGCATCAACCTGCGCGTCGTGGACGCCGAGCGTGTTGGCCTGTCGGTCGACGAAACCACCACCCAGGCTGATATCCAGGCCTTGTGGGCCATCTTCGCCGACGGCAAAACCCTGCCGGCCTTCGCTGCAACCGACAGCACCCTGCCGGCCGCCCTGCTGCGCCAGTCGCCGATCCTCAGCCACCCGGTGTTCAACCGCTATCACTCCGAAACCGAGCTGATGCGCTACCTGCGCAAGCTGGCCGACAAGGACCTGGCACTGGACCGCACCATGATCCCGCTGGGTTCGTGCACCATGAAGCTCAACGCCGCCAGCGAAATGATCCCGGTGACCTGGGCCGAGTTCGGTGCCCTGCACCCTTTCGCCCCCGCCGCGCAAAGCGCCGGCTACCTGCAACTGACCACCGAACTGGAAGCCATGCTCTGCGCGGCGACCGGCTACGATGCGATCTCCTTGCAGCCCAACGCGGGTTCCCAGGGTGAATACGCAGGCCTCCTGGCCATCCGCGCCTATCACCAGAGCCGTGGCGAAGAACGTCGCGACATCTGCCTGATCCCGTCGTCGGCCCACGGCACCAATCCCGCCACCGCCAACATGGCCGGTATGCGCGTAGTGGTAACCGCTTGCGATGCGCGCGGCAACGTGGACATCGAAGACCTGCGCGCCAAGGCCATCGAACACCGTGAGCACCTCGCCGCGCTGATGATCACCTACCCGTCCACTCACGGTGTGTTCGAGGAAGGCATCCGCGAAATCTGCGCGATCATCCACGACAACGGCGGCCAGGTGTACATCGACGGCGCCAACATGAACGCGATGGTCGGCCTCTGCGCACCGGGCAAGTTCGGCGGCGACGTGTCCCACCTGAACCTGCACAAGACCTTCTGCATCCCCCATGGCGGTGGCGGCCCGGGTGTTGGCCCGATTGGCGTCAAGTCGCACCTCACGCCGTTCCTGCCCGGCCACGCGGCCATGGAACGCAAGGAAGGCGCGGTATGCGCCGCACCGTTCGGCAGCGCGAGCATTTTGCCGATCACCTGGATGTACATCAGCATGATGGGCGGCGCCGGCCTCAAGCGCGCGTCGCAGTTGGCGATCCTGAATGCCAACTACATCTCCCGTCGCCTCGAAGAGCATTACCCCGTGCTCTATACCGGCAGCAACGGCCTGGTGGCCCACGAATGCATCCTCGACCTGCGCCCGTTGAAAGACAGCAGCGGCATCAGCGTGGACGACGTGGCCAAGCGCCTGATCGATTTTGGTTTCCATGCGCCGACCATGTCGTTCCCGGTGGCCGGCACCTTGATGATCGAGCCGACCGAAAGTGAATCCAAGGAAGAACTGGACCGCTTCTGCGACGCCATGATCGCCATCCGCGAAGAGATCCGTGCAGTGGAAAACGGCACGTTGGACAAGGACGACAACCCGCTCAAGAACGCGCCGCACACCGCTGCTGAACTGGTGGGCGAATGGAGCCACCCCTACAGCCGTGAGCAAGCGGTGTACCCGGTTGCTTCGCTGATCGAAGGCAAGTACTGGCCGCCGGTTGGCCGGGTCGACAATGTGTTTGGCGATCGTAACCTCGTTTGCGCATGCCCATCGATCGAGAGCTACGCCTGA
- a CDS encoding L-serine ammonia-lyase, with protein sequence MSLSVFDLFKIGIGPSSSHTVGPMRAAARFVEGLKRDNLLSATTGIKVELYGSLGATGKGHGSDKAVLLGLEGEHPDTVNTETVAARLAQMRSDGRLNLLGEHSIAFNEKEHLAMIRKPLAYHPNGMIFRAFDAAGIQIRSREYYSVGGGFVVDEDAAGADRIVEDATPLTFPFKHAKDLLGHCTTYGLSISQVMLTNESAWRPEAETRSGLLKIWQVMQDCVDAGCRNEGILPGGLKVKRRAAALHRQLCKNPESALRDPLSVLDWVNLYALAVNEENANGGRVVTAPTNGAAGIVPAVLHYYMRFIPGANEDGVVRFLLTAAAIGILYKENASISGAEVGCQGEVGVACSMAAGALCEVLGGSVSQVENAAEIGMEHNLGLTCDPIGGLVQVPCIERNAMGSVKAINAVRMALRGDGQHFVSLDKVIRTMRQTGADMKSKYKETARGGLAVNIIEC encoded by the coding sequence ATGTCTTTAAGCGTGTTCGACCTGTTCAAGATTGGCATCGGCCCCTCCAGCTCCCACACCGTCGGCCCGATGCGTGCGGCGGCTCGATTCGTCGAGGGCCTCAAGCGTGACAACCTGCTGAGCGCCACCACCGGCATCAAAGTGGAACTCTATGGCTCGCTCGGCGCCACCGGCAAAGGCCACGGCAGCGACAAGGCCGTACTGCTGGGCCTGGAAGGCGAACACCCGGACACCGTCAATACCGAAACCGTGGCTGCACGCCTGGCGCAGATGCGCAGCGACGGGCGCCTCAACCTGCTCGGAGAACACAGCATTGCGTTCAACGAGAAAGAACACCTGGCGATGATTCGCAAACCCCTCGCCTACCATCCCAACGGCATGATCTTCCGCGCCTTTGACGCCGCCGGCATCCAGATTCGCAGCCGCGAGTACTACTCGGTCGGTGGTGGGTTTGTGGTGGATGAAGACGCTGCCGGCGCCGACCGGATCGTCGAAGATGCAACGCCCTTGACCTTCCCGTTCAAGCACGCCAAGGACCTGCTCGGCCATTGCACCACCTATGGGCTGTCCATCAGCCAGGTGATGCTGACCAACGAAAGCGCCTGGCGCCCGGAAGCGGAAACCCGCAGCGGCCTGTTGAAAATCTGGCAGGTCATGCAGGACTGCGTCGACGCCGGCTGTCGCAACGAAGGCATCTTGCCCGGAGGCTTGAAGGTCAAGCGCCGGGCGGCGGCGCTGCACAGGCAATTGTGCAAGAACCCCGAGTCCGCCCTGCGCGACCCGCTGTCGGTGCTGGACTGGGTCAACCTCTACGCCCTGGCGGTCAACGAAGAAAACGCCAATGGCGGGCGCGTGGTCACCGCGCCCACCAACGGTGCAGCGGGGATCGTACCGGCGGTGCTGCATTACTACATGCGGTTTATCCCGGGCGCTAACGAAGACGGCGTGGTGCGCTTCCTGCTCACCGCCGCCGCCATCGGCATCCTGTACAAGGAAAACGCCTCGATCTCGGGCGCCGAAGTCGGCTGCCAGGGTGAAGTGGGCGTGGCCTGTTCCATGGCCGCGGGCGCCCTGTGCGAAGTGCTGGGCGGCAGCGTGTCCCAAGTGGAAAACGCCGCCGAGATCGGCATGGAACACAACCTCGGCCTGACCTGCGACCCGATTGGCGGGTTGGTGCAGGTGCCGTGCATCGAGCGCAATGCCATGGGCTCGGTGAAGGCGATCAATGCCGTGCGCATGGCCCTGCGCGGCGACGGGCAGCATTTTGTATCCCTCGACAAGGTCATCCGCACCATGCGCCAGACCGGCGCCGATATGAAAAGCAAATACAAGGAAACCGCCCGTGGCGGTTTGGCGGTCAACATTATCGAGTGCTGA
- the gcvT gene encoding glycine cleavage system aminomethyltransferase GcvT: protein MSTETLLKTPLHALHLELGARMVPFAGYDMPVQYPLGVMKEHQHTRDQAGLFDVSHMGQIRLTGANAAKALETLVPVDIIDLPVGMQRYAMFTNEQGGILDDLMVANLGNDELFLVVNAACKDQDLAHLRQHIGDQCTIEPLFEERALLALQGPAAVKVLARLAPEVTRMTFMQFATLRLLGVDCYVSRSGYTGEDGFEISVPAENAESLARSLLAEAEVQAIGLGARDSLRLEAGLCLYGHDMNTDTTPIEASLLWAISKARRADGPRAGAFPGADRIFTQQQAGVSRKRVGLLPQERTPVREGAEIVDEHGTVIGTVCSGGFGPSLGGPLAMGYLDTAFTALDTEVSALVRGKKVPLRVSKMPFVPQRYYRG, encoded by the coding sequence ATGTCCACCGAAACCCTGTTGAAAACCCCTCTGCACGCCCTGCACCTCGAACTGGGCGCACGCATGGTGCCCTTCGCCGGCTACGACATGCCGGTGCAGTACCCGCTGGGTGTTATGAAAGAACACCAGCACACCCGTGATCAGGCCGGGTTGTTCGACGTGTCGCACATGGGCCAGATCCGCCTGACCGGTGCCAATGCCGCCAAGGCCCTGGAAACCCTGGTGCCGGTCGACATCATCGACCTGCCGGTGGGCATGCAGCGCTACGCCATGTTCACCAACGAGCAAGGCGGCATCCTCGACGACTTGATGGTGGCCAACCTGGGCAACGACGAACTGTTCCTGGTGGTCAATGCCGCCTGCAAGGACCAGGACCTGGCACACCTGCGTCAACACATCGGCGACCAATGCACCATCGAACCGCTGTTCGAAGAACGCGCCCTGCTGGCCCTGCAAGGCCCGGCTGCGGTGAAGGTGCTGGCGCGGTTGGCACCTGAAGTCACCCGGATGACCTTTATGCAATTCGCCACCCTGCGTTTGCTGGGCGTGGACTGCTATGTCAGCCGCTCCGGCTATACCGGTGAAGACGGCTTCGAAATCTCCGTGCCGGCTGAAAATGCCGAAAGCCTCGCACGCAGCCTGCTGGCCGAAGCCGAAGTACAGGCTATCGGCCTGGGCGCCCGCGATTCGCTGCGCCTGGAAGCCGGCCTGTGCCTGTACGGCCACGACATGAACACCGACACCACCCCGATCGAAGCCAGCCTGTTGTGGGCGATCTCCAAGGCCCGGCGTGCGGATGGCCCGCGTGCCGGCGCTTTCCCCGGCGCCGACCGGATCTTCACCCAGCAACAAGCCGGCGTCAGCCGCAAGCGCGTGGGCTTGCTGCCTCAGGAGCGCACCCCGGTGCGTGAAGGTGCAGAGATTGTCGACGAACACGGCACCGTGATCGGCACCGTGTGCAGCGGCGGTTTTGGCCCGAGCCTGGGGGGCCCGCTGGCCATGGGTTACCTGGACACGGCCTTCACTGCACTGGATACCGAAGTGTCTGCGTTGGTGCGTGGGAAAAAGGTGCCATTACGTGTAAGTAAAATGCCATTTGTGCCGCAACGTTACTATCGCGGCTGA
- a CDS encoding cold-shock protein yields MAERQSGTVKWFNDEKGFGFITPESGPDLFVHFRAIQGNGFKSLKEGQKVTFISVQGQKGLQADEVQAEG; encoded by the coding sequence ATGGCTGAGCGTCAGAGCGGTACCGTCAAGTGGTTCAACGACGAAAAAGGCTTTGGTTTTATCACTCCTGAGAGCGGCCCGGATCTGTTCGTGCATTTCCGCGCTATTCAGGGCAATGGCTTCAAGAGCCTGAAGGAAGGCCAGAAGGTCACCTTCATTTCAGTACAAGGCCAAAAAGGCCTGCAGGCTGACGAAGTACAAGCAGAAGGCTGA
- a CDS encoding RDD family protein codes for MSKPLLSPQGEFPAVGLGRRLAAMFYDFLLCTALLIVTAFIYKLVWIAFIGEAKMRTLTESGALDGDPLLSTILLFVLFGFFAKFWTHSGQTLGMQVWGVRVQNADGSRISLWQALLRFVVSIASWLCVGLGFIWSLFDKHKRSWHDIYSDTQLVRIPKQKK; via the coding sequence ATGTCCAAACCCCTGTTGAGCCCCCAGGGCGAATTCCCCGCCGTTGGCCTGGGCCGTCGCCTGGCAGCGATGTTCTATGACTTCCTGTTATGCACCGCCCTGCTGATCGTCACGGCGTTCATCTACAAGCTGGTGTGGATCGCCTTCATCGGCGAAGCGAAGATGCGCACACTCACCGAGTCCGGCGCGCTGGACGGTGACCCGTTGTTGTCGACGATCCTGTTGTTTGTACTGTTTGGTTTCTTCGCCAAGTTCTGGACCCATTCGGGGCAAACCCTGGGCATGCAGGTGTGGGGCGTACGCGTGCAAAACGCCGACGGCTCGCGGATCAGCCTGTGGCAGGCGTTGCTGCGTTTTGTGGTGTCGATTGCGTCGTGGTTGTGCGTGGGGCTGGGGTTTATCTGGTCGTTGTTCGATAAACACAAACGCAGCTGGCATGACATCTATTCGGATACGCAACTGGTGCGGATCCCGAAGCAAAAGAAGTAA